A genomic region of Micromonospora sp. NBC_01796 contains the following coding sequences:
- the rpmH gene encoding 50S ribosomal protein L34 has translation MSKRTYQPNNRRRAKTHGFRLRMRTRAGRAILSTRRAKGRDRLSA, from the coding sequence GTGAGCAAGCGCACCTACCAGCCGAACAACCGCCGGCGCGCGAAGACCCACGGCTTCCGGCTGCGCATGCGTACCCGCGCCGGCCGCGCCATCCTTTCGACCCGTCGCGCCAAGGGCCGTGACCGCCTGTCGGCCTGA
- the dnaA gene encoding chromosomal replication initiator protein DnaA: MADTIDLAAVWLAATDDLADEIISAQQRAYLRLTRLRAIVEDTALLSVPDAFTRDVIESRLRPAITDALSRHLGRAIQVAVTVRPPEDGQGRPTGTLYGSGTPNPAPSGYAPAPGPSAYGPPPEGPRDSAPTGPVERVPTGSAQYPAAPVEPPRMGLIPSSRDGGQDTLFGPGYPDHSGYPEQQYPDQAYPDGSYADQGRPPAPLQERRNLDDRGVERGPGGPHALDPRQVEHRYRDDSIGGHGDPGPRGLARDNGTDSGPGRGGSPMDHRTGGRDDRRLGGGMDSGSSGGNRLNPKYMFETFVIGSSNRFAHAASVAVAESPAKAYNPLFIYGSSGLGKTHLLHAIGHYATTLGNARSVRYVSTEEFTNDFINSLRDDKTSAFQRRYRDVDILLIDDIQFLENRERTQEEFFHTFNTLHNANKQIVISSDRSPRDLATLEDRMRTRFEWGLLADIQPPDLETRIAILQKKAAQERMYAPPDVLEFIASRVSNSIRELEGALIRVTAFASLTRATVELSLAEEVLRDFIPDGSGPEINADQIMVSTADYFGVSLEDLRGQSRSRVLVNARQVAMYLCRELTELSLPRIGQAFGGRDHTTVMHADRKIRQQMAERRSLYNQIAELTNRIKQNT; encoded by the coding sequence GTGGCCGACACGATCGACCTTGCCGCGGTGTGGCTGGCCGCAACCGATGATCTTGCCGATGAAATTATCTCGGCGCAACAGCGCGCGTACCTCCGACTCACCCGCCTGCGCGCCATCGTCGAGGACACGGCACTCCTCTCGGTCCCGGACGCGTTCACCCGCGACGTCATCGAGTCCCGGCTCCGCCCGGCGATCACCGACGCTCTCTCCCGGCACCTCGGTCGGGCCATCCAGGTCGCGGTCACGGTCCGCCCCCCGGAGGACGGCCAGGGACGACCGACCGGAACGCTGTACGGCAGCGGCACCCCGAACCCGGCCCCGAGCGGCTACGCCCCGGCCCCCGGCCCGAGTGCCTACGGTCCGCCACCGGAGGGGCCACGGGACAGTGCGCCCACCGGTCCGGTCGAACGCGTACCCACCGGCTCCGCCCAGTACCCCGCCGCACCGGTCGAGCCACCCCGGATGGGCCTGATCCCGAGCAGCCGCGACGGGGGTCAGGACACCCTCTTCGGCCCCGGCTACCCGGACCACTCGGGTTATCCCGAGCAGCAGTACCCCGACCAGGCGTACCCGGACGGCTCCTACGCCGACCAGGGCCGGCCGCCGGCGCCGCTGCAGGAGCGGCGCAACCTTGACGACCGTGGTGTGGAGCGGGGACCGGGTGGTCCGCACGCCCTCGACCCCCGACAGGTGGAGCACCGCTACCGGGACGACTCGATCGGCGGGCACGGCGACCCGGGGCCCCGCGGTCTGGCTCGCGACAACGGCACGGACAGCGGCCCCGGCCGAGGCGGTTCCCCGATGGACCACCGGACCGGTGGCCGGGACGACCGCCGGCTCGGCGGCGGCATGGACAGCGGGAGCAGCGGGGGAAACCGGCTGAACCCGAAGTACATGTTCGAGACCTTCGTCATCGGCTCGTCCAACCGGTTCGCCCACGCCGCCTCCGTCGCGGTCGCCGAGTCGCCGGCCAAGGCGTACAACCCGCTCTTCATCTACGGCAGCTCCGGGCTGGGCAAGACCCACCTGTTGCACGCCATCGGGCACTACGCCACGACGCTGGGCAACGCCCGCTCGGTGCGGTACGTCTCCACCGAAGAGTTCACCAACGACTTCATCAACTCGCTGCGCGACGACAAAACCAGTGCGTTCCAGCGCCGCTACCGCGACGTCGACATCCTCCTGATCGACGACATCCAGTTCCTGGAGAACCGCGAGCGGACCCAGGAGGAGTTCTTCCACACCTTCAACACCCTGCACAACGCGAACAAGCAGATCGTGATCAGCTCCGACCGCTCGCCCCGGGACCTGGCCACGTTGGAGGACCGGATGCGTACCCGGTTCGAGTGGGGCCTGCTGGCCGACATCCAGCCGCCGGACCTGGAGACCCGGATCGCGATCCTGCAGAAGAAGGCCGCCCAGGAGCGCATGTACGCCCCGCCGGACGTACTGGAGTTCATCGCGTCGCGGGTCTCGAACTCGATCCGGGAGCTGGAGGGCGCCCTGATCCGGGTGACCGCGTTCGCCAGTCTGACCCGGGCCACGGTCGAGCTGTCGCTGGCCGAGGAGGTCCTGCGGGACTTCATCCCGGACGGCTCCGGCCCGGAGATCAACGCCGACCAGATCATGGTCTCCACCGCCGACTACTTCGGCGTGAGCCTGGAGGACCTGCGCGGTCAGTCCCGGTCCAGGGTGCTGGTCAACGCCCGCCAGGTGGCCATGTACCTGTGCCGCGAGCTGACCGAGCTGTCGCTGCCCCGGATCGGTCAGGCGTTCGGTGGTCGGGACCACACCACGGTGATGCACGCCGACCGCAAGATCCGCCAGCAGATGGCCGAGCGGCGTTCGCTCTACAACCAAATCGCCGAGTTGACGAACCGGATCAAGCAGAACACCTGA